In Scatophagus argus isolate fScaArg1 chromosome 14, fScaArg1.pri, whole genome shotgun sequence, the following proteins share a genomic window:
- the ppp1r14aa gene encoding protein phosphatase 1, regulatory (inhibitor) subunit 14Aa isoform X2: MGAAGKWPVYKYCCQTAVPLYPVCAVVATHRSSRLLCLKKRRNPSDQSRPEMAADRTRTTFDENDDVHSTDLGLSSDQGCNIPKRHARVTVKYNRKELQRRLDVEKWIDESLDRLYSGQTDMPEEVNIDDLIDLPNDEERIRKLKEILQKCSRNTEAFIRELVAKLEGVHKQEELQSEGIEHPVICHSHYRHEPYHFNNPHHHHHHTHHSHDQNQTL; encoded by the exons ATGGGGGCTGCCGGTAAATGGCCTGTATACAAATACTGCTGCCAAACTGCTGTACCTCTGTACCCCG tgtgtgccGTCGTCGCCACCCACCGCAGCTCTCGCCTCCTGTGCttaaaaaagaggagaaaccCGTCTGACCAGTCCAGACCAGAAATGGCAGCCGATCGGACCAGGACGACGTTCGATGAAAATGACGACGTTCATTCAACAGATTTGGGGTTGTCTTCGGACCAGGGGTGTAATATCCCGAAGAGACATGCACGGGTTACGGTGAAGTACAAcaggaaggagctgcagaggCGGCTCGACGTGGAGAAGTGGATCGATGAGAGCCTGGACCGGCTCTACTCGGGCCAG ACCGATATGCCAGAAGAGGTCAACATTGATGACTTGATCGACCTGCCTAATGATGAGGAGCGAATCAGAAAGCTAAAG GAGATTCTTCAGAAGTGCAGTAGAAACACAGAG gcCTTCATCAGAGAGCTGGTGGCAAAGCTGGAGGGAGTTCACAAACAGGAAGAGCTGCAGAGTGAAGGCATTGAGCATCCGGTCATCTGCCACAGTCACTACCGCCATGAGCCCTACCATTTTAACaacccacaccaccaccaccaccacacgcACCACTCCCATGACCAAAACCAGACCCTCTga
- the ppp1r14aa gene encoding protein phosphatase 1, regulatory (inhibitor) subunit 14Aa isoform X1 — protein sequence MGAAGKWPVYKYCCQTAVPLYPVCAVVATHRSSRLLCLKKRRNPSDQSRPEMAADRTRTTFDENDDVHSTDLGLSSDQGCNIPKRHARVTVKYNRKELQRRLDVEKWIDESLDRLYSGQKTDMPEEVNIDDLIDLPNDEERIRKLKEILQKCSRNTEAFIRELVAKLEGVHKQEELQSEGIEHPVICHSHYRHEPYHFNNPHHHHHHTHHSHDQNQTL from the exons ATGGGGGCTGCCGGTAAATGGCCTGTATACAAATACTGCTGCCAAACTGCTGTACCTCTGTACCCCG tgtgtgccGTCGTCGCCACCCACCGCAGCTCTCGCCTCCTGTGCttaaaaaagaggagaaaccCGTCTGACCAGTCCAGACCAGAAATGGCAGCCGATCGGACCAGGACGACGTTCGATGAAAATGACGACGTTCATTCAACAGATTTGGGGTTGTCTTCGGACCAGGGGTGTAATATCCCGAAGAGACATGCACGGGTTACGGTGAAGTACAAcaggaaggagctgcagaggCGGCTCGACGTGGAGAAGTGGATCGATGAGAGCCTGGACCGGCTCTACTCGGGCCAG AAGACCGATATGCCAGAAGAGGTCAACATTGATGACTTGATCGACCTGCCTAATGATGAGGAGCGAATCAGAAAGCTAAAG GAGATTCTTCAGAAGTGCAGTAGAAACACAGAG gcCTTCATCAGAGAGCTGGTGGCAAAGCTGGAGGGAGTTCACAAACAGGAAGAGCTGCAGAGTGAAGGCATTGAGCATCCGGTCATCTGCCACAGTCACTACCGCCATGAGCCCTACCATTTTAACaacccacaccaccaccaccaccacacgcACCACTCCCATGACCAAAACCAGACCCTCTga
- the dlb gene encoding delta-like protein B translates to MAHLHLRCLLALALVHVVLSSGVFELKIHSFHTAQRICRRHRDCHIFFRICLKHPEDVISAEPPCTFGTGHTNVIRADHTSISSSAPIRVPFHFKWPGTFSLIIEAWNAESPTEYTDNQNNLVSRLATRRRLAIGEDWSQDVHFGEQSELRYSYHVFCDEYYFGDGCADYCRPRDDTLGHYTCDEEGNRICLEGWKGNYCSEPICSADCSEKHGYCEAPGGCTCRMGWQGPSCNECVRYPGCLHGTCSQPWQCNCQEGWGGLFCDQDLNYCTNHKPCANGATCTNTGQGSYTCTCRPGFGGTNCELETNECDSNPCKNGGSCNDLENDYSCTCPQGFYGKNCEIIAMTCADGPCFNGGTCVETMTGGYTCRCPPSYTGSNCEKKLDRCSNRPCLNGGECLDLGQSVLCRCQAGFTGANCQVNIDDCASSPCQNAGTCQDGVNDYTCSCTLGYTGKNCSVRSDACGARPCQNGGTCFTHFTGPVCQCPKGFMGPSCEFTLQPSFKPALRQTSQPSSATLTVSCVLAVLALVLVAGIIVLRRRRRLQGRKQLSDIAVYNDLETVNNLGGSEREAFLGPNGLFKISNSTARLSLSLCPDGRSGYRHNPVESSLARGERQDFMWRDEAGLGSGAGLR, encoded by the exons ATGGCACATCTACACCTGAGATGCCTCTTGGCTTTGGCCTTAGTGCATGTG GTTTTGTCCTCTGGTGTGTTTGAGctgaaaattcattcattccacACGGCGCAACGCATCTGCAGAAGGCACAGGGACTGTCACATATTCTTCAGAATTTGCCTAAAACACCCGGAGGATGTGATCTCCGCTGAGCCGCCGTGCACGTTTGGCACAGGACACACCAACGTCATCAGGGCCGATCACACTTCGATTTCAAGCAGCGCTCCCATCAGGGTGCCTTTCCACTTCAAGTGGCCG GGAACATTTTCGTTGATCATTGAAGCCTGGAACGCTGAATCTCCGACTGAATACACAG ACAACCAAAACAACCTTGTGAGTCGCCTGGCGACCAGGAGGAGACTTGCCATCGGTGAGGACTGGTCTCAGGACGTGCACTTTGGCGAGCAAAGCGAGCTGCGCTACTCCTACCACGTCTTCTGCGACGAGTACTACTTCGGAGACGGCTGCGCTGACTACTGCAGGCCGAGAGACGACACGCTGGGCCACTACACCTGCGACGAAGAGGGCAACCGCATCTGCCTGGAGGGCTGGAAGGGAAACTACTGCTCTGAGC CCATCTGCTCGGCGGACTGCAGTGAGAAACATGGCTACTGCGAGGCCCCAGGGGGCTGTACGTGTCGCATGGGCTGGCAGGGCCCCTCCTGTAATGAATGCGTCCGCTACCCAGGCTGCCTCCACGGGACATGCAGCCAGCCATGGCAGTGTAACTGCCAGGAGGGCTGGGGAGGTCTGTTCTGCGACCAGGACCTCAACTACTGCACCAACCACAAGCCCTGTGCCAACGGTGCAACGTGCACCAACACAGGCCAGGGCAGCTACACCTGCACCTGCCGGCCCGGCTTCGGAGGCACCAACTGTGAGCTGGAAACCAATGAGTGTGACAGCAACCCTTGCAAGAACGGAGGCAGCTGCAAT GACTTGGAGAATGACTACTCATGCACCTGCCCTCAGGGCTTTTATGGAAAGAACTGCGAGATCATTGCCATGACGTGCGCAGACGGTCCCTGCTTCAACGGCGGAACATGTGTGGAGACAATGACTGGAGGCTACACCTGCCGCTGCCCTCCCAGCTACACCGGCTCCAACTGTGAGAAGAAGCTGGATCGCTGCAGCAACAGGCCATGTCTGAACG GTGGTGAGTGTCTGGACCTCGGCCAGAGCGTCTTGTGCCGCTGTCAGGCAGGCTTCACTGGTGCCAACTGCCAGGTCAACATTGATGATTGTGCCTCAAGCCCCTGCCAAAATGCTGGAACCTGCCAAGACGGTGTGAATGACTACACCTGCTCTTGCACCCTGGGGTACACCGGCAAGAACTGCAGCGTGCGCTCAGATGCTTGTGGTGCTCGTCCTTGCCAGAACGGTGGCACTTGCTTCACCCACTTCACTGGGCCAGTATGCCAGTGCCCTAAGGGCTTCATGGGGCCAAGCTGTGAGTTCACGCTCCAGCCCAGTTTCAAACCTGCTTTACGCCAAACCTCCCAGCCCTCCTCAGCCACCCTCACCGTCTCCTGTGTTCTGGCTGTCCTGGCGCTGGTTCTGGTGGCAGGTATTATCgttttgaggaggaggaggagactgcAGGGAAGGAAGCAGCTGAGTGACATTGCAGTCTACAATGACTTGGAGACTGTCAACAACCtgggaggaagtgaaagagaagcCTTCCTCGGTCCTAATGGCCTGTTCAAGATCAGCAACAGCACGGCTCGTCTCAGCCTCTCCCTCTGCCCCGATGGAAGATCTGGGTACAGGCACAATCCAGTGGAGAGCAGCCTGGCCAGAGGCGAGCGTCAGGACTTTATGTGGAGGGACGAGGCTGGCCTGGGCTCTGGGGCAGGATTGAgatga